One genomic window of Campylobacter curvus includes the following:
- a CDS encoding carbon-nitrogen hydrolase: protein MKIALLQQKFHGSKEATAKKTVEFVREAAQGGAQLVVCQELHQTQYFCQSEETGFFDLAGEWEADVRFWADVARANGVVLVTSLFEKRADGLYHNTAFVFEKDGSIAGKYRKMHIPDDPGFYEKFYFTPGDIGFEPIDTSAGRLGVLICWDQWYPEAARLMALRGAKILIYPTAIGWFEADSEEEKSRQLEAWVAVQRGHAVANGLPVVAVNRVGFEKDDSGVMAGIKFWGNSFVFGAQGEQLWRADSERELCKIVEVDMKRSEEVRRIWPFLRDRRIDAYANLTKRFID, encoded by the coding sequence ATGAAAATAGCGCTTTTACAACAAAAATTCCACGGCTCAAAAGAGGCGACCGCCAAAAAGACCGTGGAGTTCGTGCGCGAGGCGGCGCAGGGTGGAGCGCAGCTAGTGGTTTGTCAGGAGCTACATCAGACGCAGTATTTTTGCCAGAGCGAGGAGACGGGCTTTTTTGACCTTGCGGGCGAGTGGGAGGCGGACGTGAGATTTTGGGCGGACGTGGCGCGCGCAAACGGCGTCGTGCTCGTTACTTCACTCTTTGAAAAGCGCGCCGACGGGCTTTATCACAATACGGCTTTTGTCTTTGAAAAAGACGGTAGTATCGCCGGCAAATACCGCAAAATGCACATTCCGGACGACCCGGGCTTTTATGAGAAATTTTACTTTACGCCGGGTGACATCGGCTTTGAGCCTATCGACACGAGCGCGGGGCGGCTTGGGGTGCTCATTTGCTGGGATCAGTGGTATCCCGAGGCGGCGCGTCTGATGGCGCTACGCGGGGCGAAAATCCTAATCTATCCGACTGCGATAGGCTGGTTTGAAGCCGACAGCGAGGAGGAGAAATCCCGTCAGCTCGAAGCCTGGGTCGCTGTGCAGCGAGGACACGCGGTCGCAAACGGGCTGCCGGTCGTCGCGGTCAATCGCGTTGGCTTTGAAAAAGACGATAGTGGCGTGATGGCGGGCATCAAATTTTGGGGCAACAGTTTTGTCTTTGGTGCGCAGGGCGAGCAGCTTTGGCGTGCAGATAGCGAGAGGGAGCTTTGCAAGATCGTGGAAGTGGATATGAAACGCAGCGAAGAAGTGCGCAGAATTTGGCCTTTTTTACGCGACCGTCGCATCGATGCGTATGCAAATTTGACGAAGAGGTTTATCGACTGA
- a CDS encoding MATE family efflux transporter yields the protein MNLSLKKLTVPIFIDLFLHFITLIMNTYMVAKVSIHLVGAMGAGNEVMDLFITIFNFLSVGCSVVVAQALGARNNNLAKRVIHASLTFNTIIGIVSASVIYFFGYEILELLRVPQQLRGDSFSYLHILGIALAFDGIGMVLAAVLRVYNLATAVMLVSLLMNVITLFGNAVALFGWFGLANYGLYGVGLSTLIGRLIGGFVLLWILVRVAKVRIYIKMLFSLPFNILKKILSVGLPSAGENLLWTTQYLVAFSFIASMGEASLNVQTIYFQITLLILLCGASISVANEVIVGHLVGAMKFDEAYTRTFHALRLGLIATLVVVLVAYFAKFEIMQRLNLTPELQKVMLPLFTLSIVLETGRTFNVVIVNALRASGDAKFPLMTGFIFMWGLSLPLGYFLGIHLGYGIVGVWVGFVADEWLRGLVNTWRWRSRKWQSKRLV from the coding sequence ATGAACTTATCTCTTAAAAAACTCACCGTGCCGATATTCATCGATCTGTTTTTGCACTTCATCACGCTCATCATGAACACTTACATGGTCGCAAAAGTGAGCATACATCTAGTCGGAGCGATGGGTGCTGGCAACGAAGTGATGGATCTTTTTATCACGATATTTAACTTCCTTAGCGTGGGCTGCTCCGTCGTGGTAGCGCAGGCTCTGGGTGCACGAAACAACAACCTAGCAAAGCGCGTCATACACGCGAGCCTAACCTTTAACACCATCATCGGCATCGTCTCGGCCAGCGTCATTTACTTTTTTGGATATGAAATTTTAGAGCTTTTACGAGTGCCTCAGCAGCTCAGAGGAGACAGCTTTAGCTACTTGCACATACTTGGCATCGCGCTCGCGTTTGATGGTATAGGCATGGTGCTAGCCGCCGTCCTTCGCGTGTATAATCTCGCGACCGCCGTCATGCTCGTATCACTTTTAATGAACGTCATCACTCTTTTTGGCAATGCAGTCGCGCTCTTTGGCTGGTTTGGACTGGCTAACTACGGGCTTTACGGCGTCGGGCTCTCCACGCTCATCGGACGCCTCATCGGGGGTTTTGTCCTGCTTTGGATACTCGTGCGTGTGGCGAAAGTAAGAATTTATATCAAGATGTTGTTTAGCTTGCCGTTTAACATCTTAAAGAAAATTTTATCGGTCGGACTACCGAGTGCTGGTGAAAATTTACTCTGGACGACGCAATATCTAGTCGCTTTTAGCTTCATCGCGAGCATGGGTGAGGCGAGCCTGAACGTGCAGACCATTTACTTTCAGATCACGCTTCTCATCTTACTTTGCGGAGCGAGCATAAGCGTGGCAAACGAAGTCATCGTCGGGCACCTCGTAGGTGCGATGAAATTTGACGAGGCATACACGCGCACGTTTCATGCGCTAAGGCTCGGCCTCATCGCTACGCTCGTGGTCGTGCTGGTGGCATATTTTGCGAAATTTGAGATCATGCAGCGGCTAAATTTGACCCCCGAGCTTCAAAAGGTCATGCTCCCGCTTTTCACGCTCTCCATCGTGCTAGAAACTGGTCGCACTTTTAACGTCGTCATCGTAAATGCCCTGCGCGCGAGCGGAGACGCGAAATTCCCGCTGATGACGGGCTTTATCTTCATGTGGGGGCTTAGCTTGCCGCTTGGATATTTTTTAGGCATACACCTAGGATACGGCATTGTGGGCGTTTGGGTCGGATTTGTCGCGGACGAGTGGCTACGAGGGCTCGTCAATACCTGGCGGTGGCGAAGCCGAAAATGGCAGTCAAAAAGGCTTGTGTGA
- a CDS encoding TAXI family TRAP transporter solute-binding subunit, translating into MKKTSVVLAGLLLASTLGAKEFVSIGTGGMTGTYYPIGGAICRLVNKDPNIKCSVQSTGGSVYNVNNVLKKELTFGFVQSDVVYDKYNGKGKFENMGDNKLRSVVSIYPELLAFVVSKESGIKDVGDLVGKKYNVGNPGSGNEVTTLAVFAAKGFDVAKLGYRGVLTVQECPHALKDKKIDGYSFMVGHPTANITDAANSLPIDILNIEGADIDKMMAEYPYFAKGVIPKGSYEGVDHDVNSVGVKAVLVADQSVSDTAVKAVVKSILDNFEEYKTLHPALKAVTKESLVEGLSAPLHPAAEAVFKEAGILK; encoded by the coding sequence ATGAAAAAGACTTCTGTGGTATTGGCAGGTTTGCTTTTGGCTTCAACGCTTGGCGCGAAAGAGTTTGTAAGTATCGGCACCGGCGGAATGACCGGTACGTATTATCCAATAGGCGGCGCGATATGCCGTTTGGTAAATAAGGATCCAAATATCAAATGCTCCGTCCAATCAACAGGCGGCTCCGTTTATAACGTAAATAACGTGCTCAAAAAAGAGCTCACATTTGGTTTCGTGCAAAGCGACGTCGTGTATGACAAATATAACGGCAAAGGAAAATTTGAAAATATGGGCGATAATAAACTTCGCTCGGTGGTTTCGATATATCCGGAGCTTTTGGCGTTTGTGGTCTCGAAAGAGAGCGGCATAAAAGATGTCGGCGATCTTGTCGGTAAAAAGTATAACGTCGGCAATCCCGGCAGCGGTAACGAGGTAACCACACTCGCGGTATTTGCAGCTAAGGGCTTTGATGTGGCAAAGCTTGGCTACCGTGGCGTTTTGACTGTCCAAGAGTGCCCGCATGCGCTAAAGGATAAAAAAATAGACGGATATAGCTTCATGGTCGGACACCCGACTGCAAATATCACCGATGCGGCAAATTCGCTTCCGATAGATATTTTAAATATCGAGGGTGCCGATATCGACAAGATGATGGCCGAGTATCCGTATTTTGCTAAAGGCGTGATACCAAAAGGCTCTTATGAAGGCGTAGACCATGATGTAAACAGTGTTGGCGTGAAGGCTGTTTTGGTGGCTGATCAAAGTGTGAGCGATACGGCTGTAAAGGCGGTGGTAAAGTCGATACTCGATAACTTCGAGGAATATAAAACCCTTCATCCTGCGCTAAAAGCAGTGACGAAAGAGAGCCTGGTAGAAGGGCTATCCGCTCCGCTTCACCCGGCTGCAGAGGCCGTGTTTAAAGAGGCTGGTATACTAAAATAA
- the abc-f gene encoding ribosomal protection-like ABC-F family protein, giving the protein MALIDLIEVSKKFGANEILNEVNFSVNERERIAIVGKNGGGKSTLMKILCGAYEPDSGRVITQNNISVAMLAQTPKFDENLSVKEAMNRELKEIFDAREQYAAVLEKLAAQPENKELHAHSDELVKFIEAKEGWDIERKIERVLEKFKLKEYENRAVCSLSGGEIRRVALGALILKHPDVLLLDEPTNHLDVYMVKFLEEMLKSSRQTIVFISHDRYFIDVLATHTVEIEEAQIRSFEGGYANYLMRKQELLESLTKSHETLLKQLKSEEEWLRRGVKARLKRNEGRKERVLAMREEAKKNPGVIRRVRLELERASKNFNQTQSTNRKKMLFEIKNLSKNIGGKLLFEKFDARVLQGERIAIVGRNGSGKSTLLKILLGFESASGGEIKRGDVRVGYFDQSRSALNDEKSLIETFCPNGGDHVMVRGRNMHVFGYLKNFLFPKEFLDKPIGVLSGGEKNRVALALLFTKEYDVLVLDEPTNDLDIATINILEDYLQSFTGAILLVSHDRYFVDKIAHKLWAFEGTNIGVLHQEYSVYLELEDELNELAKFESELNLSEGGTKQKSKTAAKLSYKQTQILEFHPDKIANLEGKIAELNAALSDPEIYQKMGLTTLYNDLEAAKKELENLENEYFEVLEIAEGFGA; this is encoded by the coding sequence ATGGCACTCATCGATCTCATAGAAGTCAGTAAAAAATTCGGTGCAAATGAAATTTTAAACGAGGTAAATTTTAGTGTGAATGAGCGCGAGCGTATCGCAATCGTGGGTAAAAACGGCGGTGGCAAAAGCACTCTGATGAAAATTTTATGCGGGGCTTACGAGCCTGATAGCGGGCGGGTCATAACGCAAAATAATATCAGCGTGGCGATGCTCGCTCAAACGCCAAAATTTGACGAAAATTTAAGCGTCAAAGAGGCGATGAACCGCGAGCTAAAAGAAATTTTTGACGCCAGAGAGCAATACGCCGCCGTCCTTGAAAAACTAGCCGCCCAGCCCGAAAACAAGGAGCTTCACGCGCATTCAGATGAGCTGGTAAAATTTATCGAAGCAAAAGAGGGCTGGGACATCGAGCGAAAGATCGAGCGAGTGCTGGAAAAATTTAAGCTAAAAGAGTATGAAAACAGGGCGGTTTGCTCGCTCAGCGGGGGCGAGATCCGCCGCGTGGCGCTTGGCGCGCTCATCTTAAAGCACCCTGACGTGCTGCTGCTTGACGAGCCGACCAATCACCTTGATGTTTATATGGTGAAATTTCTTGAAGAGATGCTTAAAAGCTCGCGCCAGACGATAGTTTTCATTAGCCACGATCGCTATTTCATCGACGTCCTCGCTACGCACACGGTCGAGATAGAGGAGGCGCAAATACGCAGCTTTGAAGGCGGATACGCGAACTATCTAATGAGGAAGCAAGAGCTTTTAGAAAGCCTAACCAAGTCGCACGAGACGCTACTAAAACAGCTAAAAAGCGAGGAAGAGTGGCTCAGGCGGGGCGTCAAAGCCCGTCTAAAACGTAACGAAGGGCGTAAGGAGCGAGTGCTAGCTATGCGCGAGGAGGCGAAGAAAAATCCGGGCGTCATCCGACGTGTGCGCTTGGAGCTCGAACGCGCGAGTAAAAATTTCAACCAGACGCAAAGCACCAACCGCAAAAAAATGCTCTTTGAGATCAAAAATTTGAGCAAAAATATCGGCGGTAAGCTGCTTTTTGAAAAATTTGACGCGCGCGTGCTGCAAGGTGAGCGCATCGCTATCGTCGGACGAAACGGCAGCGGCAAGAGCACGCTACTTAAAATTTTGCTTGGATTTGAGAGTGCGAGCGGTGGCGAGATAAAGCGTGGAGACGTGCGCGTGGGGTATTTCGACCAGTCGCGAAGTGCGCTAAATGACGAAAAGAGCCTCATCGAGACCTTTTGCCCAAACGGCGGCGATCACGTCATGGTGCGTGGGCGAAATATGCACGTTTTTGGCTATCTTAAAAATTTCCTTTTTCCAAAAGAATTTCTTGATAAGCCTATCGGCGTGCTAAGTGGCGGCGAGAAAAACCGCGTCGCTCTGGCGCTACTTTTTACCAAAGAATACGACGTACTCGTGCTTGACGAGCCCACAAACGACCTTGACATCGCGACTATCAACATTTTAGAGGACTACTTGCAAAGCTTCACGGGAGCGATCTTGCTCGTGAGTCACGACCGCTACTTCGTCGATAAGATCGCGCACAAGCTCTGGGCTTTTGAAGGCACGAATATTGGCGTCTTGCACCAAGAATACAGCGTTTATTTGGAGCTTGAAGACGAGCTAAACGAGCTGGCTAAATTTGAAAGCGAGCTAAATTTAAGCGAGGGCGGCACGAAGCAAAAGAGCAAAACCGCCGCGAAACTAAGCTACAAACAAACGCAAATTTTAGAATTTCATCCGGATAAAATCGCAAATTTAGAAGGCAAAATAGCCGAGCTTAACGCGGCTTTAAGTGATCCTGAAATTTATCAAAAAATGGGGCTCACCACGCTTTACAATGACCTGGAAGCGGCAAAAAAAGAGCTTGAAAATTTAGAAAACGAATACTTTGAAGTGCTTGAAATCGCCGAGGGATTTGGAGCTTAG
- a CDS encoding TRAP transporter permease, which produces MNNINENEEQFVEVKTREINNNFYNYFIAVLCFSWSVFQLYIAYFPMNTNISRSIHLTFAIALVFLLYPVKFHKKAHFSMPFYDIALCVLGTAVVLYPAIDFYGLASRPGDYLQRDVIVAFVAIIILIEAGRRVIGPALGIICILFLIYDYFGPYMPDIIAHQGASLEKLAGHMFLTTEGIFGVPIGVSVSFIYLFVLFGSLLERAGAGQYFINLAFSLLGKFRGGPAKASVIASGLTGMVSGSSTANVVTVGTFTIPLMKKAGLSRVKAGAIEVAAGVNGQLMPPIMGAAAFIIAEFLGMSYTNVMMSAVIPAFACYISLFFIVHLESCKIGLKGIDQSEYHSRFKIFLSGLHYLTPILILLYTLLILKESAISAAFNAIGFLFLIMIFQEPAKKLAAGEKVGLNDALLGFSDIFWAMVTAAKSMTTIAIATGLAGIIVGSISLTGLGQVLSDIVEQLAGNNIILILILTAVMSLILGMGLPTTANYIVVSSLVAPVILFLAHKNGFLIPAIAVHLFVFYFGILADDTPPVGIAAYAAAGIAKANPVTVGMQGFFYDLRTAILPFAFFFNNKLMLIESIDAKDPLDAKGIVWMSNPFEIVLVFGMAIIGMFAFSSVLQGYFVTKVRIWERILLLLVVPLTLVPNICAKYSVIPNEYVGYMIGTAIYFFVFMTQWGKNQKDKAASKAAA; this is translated from the coding sequence ATGAACAATATCAACGAAAACGAAGAGCAGTTTGTAGAGGTCAAAACTAGGGAGATAAACAACAATTTTTATAATTATTTCATTGCGGTATTATGTTTTTCATGGTCGGTTTTTCAGCTTTATATCGCGTATTTTCCCATGAATACGAACATCTCTCGCTCTATCCACCTTACATTTGCGATCGCGCTCGTATTTTTGCTTTACCCTGTGAAATTTCATAAAAAAGCGCATTTTTCCATGCCATTTTACGATATCGCTCTTTGCGTTTTAGGAACTGCCGTAGTGCTCTATCCGGCGATCGATTTTTACGGGCTTGCTTCAAGACCGGGAGATTATTTGCAAAGAGACGTCATAGTGGCTTTCGTAGCCATAATCATCCTTATAGAAGCCGGTAGACGCGTCATCGGGCCTGCACTTGGCATCATCTGTATTTTGTTTTTGATATATGATTATTTTGGTCCTTATATGCCAGATATCATCGCTCATCAAGGTGCCAGTCTGGAAAAGCTTGCGGGGCATATGTTCCTTACGACGGAGGGCATATTTGGCGTTCCTATCGGCGTTAGCGTCAGCTTTATCTATTTATTCGTTTTATTCGGTTCGCTACTTGAAAGAGCCGGAGCGGGGCAATATTTCATAAATTTAGCCTTTTCATTGCTTGGTAAATTTAGAGGCGGTCCGGCAAAAGCATCAGTCATCGCCAGCGGACTGACGGGCATGGTCTCGGGAAGCTCGACTGCAAATGTCGTGACTGTCGGTACATTTACGATACCGCTAATGAAAAAAGCGGGACTTTCTCGTGTGAAGGCCGGAGCTATCGAGGTCGCAGCGGGCGTAAACGGACAGCTCATGCCGCCTATCATGGGAGCGGCTGCATTCATCATAGCGGAATTTTTGGGCATGAGCTACACTAATGTCATGATGTCGGCCGTCATCCCGGCGTTTGCATGTTATATCTCGCTATTTTTCATCGTGCATTTAGAGAGCTGTAAGATAGGCCTAAAAGGCATCGATCAAAGCGAATATCACTCGAGATTTAAAATTTTTCTCAGCGGGCTTCATTATCTCACGCCGATCCTCATCCTGCTTTATACACTTTTGATCCTAAAAGAGTCCGCTATCTCGGCGGCGTTCAACGCGATCGGATTTTTATTTTTGATCATGATATTTCAAGAGCCGGCCAAAAAGCTGGCTGCAGGCGAGAAGGTCGGACTAAACGATGCTTTGCTCGGTTTTAGCGATATATTTTGGGCGATGGTGACTGCTGCAAAAAGCATGACTACGATCGCGATAGCTACGGGTTTGGCCGGCATAATCGTCGGCTCTATATCATTGACCGGGCTTGGTCAAGTGCTCTCAGATATTGTGGAGCAGCTTGCCGGAAACAACATCATTCTTATCTTGATCCTGACTGCCGTGATGTCGCTCATACTTGGCATGGGCTTGCCGACTACGGCAAACTATATCGTAGTATCAAGCCTCGTTGCACCGGTCATTTTATTTTTAGCGCATAAAAACGGCTTTTTGATACCTGCCATCGCGGTGCATCTTTTCGTATTTTATTTTGGAATTTTAGCTGATGATACGCCGCCTGTCGGTATCGCCGCCTATGCAGCCGCAGGTATTGCAAAGGCAAACCCTGTCACCGTAGGCATGCAAGGCTTTTTTTACGATCTAAGGACCGCGATATTGCCGTTTGCCTTTTTCTTCAACAATAAACTGATGCTGATAGAAAGCATCGATGCAAAAGATCCTCTAGACGCAAAAGGTATCGTTTGGATGAGTAATCCATTTGAGATCGTGCTCGTATTTGGCATGGCTATCATCGGGATGTTTGCATTTTCGAGCGTGCTTCAGGGCTACTTCGTGACGAAGGTTCGCATTTGGGAGCGCATTTTACTTTTGCTTGTCGTTCCTTTGACGCTAGTGCCAAATATCTGCGCCAAATACTCCGTCATACCAAACGAATATGTAGGCTACATGATAGGCACAGCGATATACTTTTTTGTATTCATGACTCAATGGGGCAAAAATCAAAAGGATAAAGCCGCTTCAAAGGCGGCCGCGTAG
- a CDS encoding M48 family metallopeptidase, with protein MFGFKFIQKPKPPKPASKKVQVNFNGLAVALNFKKGVKNFRLKVAKSGEISLSMPFYATQKSGFEFLVKHAGWLAMTHAKILANLPKEDEFRLLGKIYRIKIDANLKEVNLTKFDGEIHAPNFKALEIYKKAVAKQIFTEFIDKFTPVINRKINRLTIRKMQTRWGSCNHKKGYINLSLNLIEKAPELVEYVVLHEMTHLIFPHHQKSFYEFIADIMPDHKVRELALNGK; from the coding sequence TTGTTCGGTTTTAAATTCATACAAAAACCAAAGCCGCCAAAACCCGCCAGCAAAAAGGTACAGGTAAATTTTAACGGACTGGCGGTGGCGCTAAATTTTAAAAAGGGAGTGAAAAACTTTCGGCTCAAAGTCGCTAAAAGTGGCGAGATCTCGCTCTCGATGCCATTTTATGCCACGCAAAAATCGGGCTTTGAGTTTTTGGTCAAGCACGCAGGCTGGCTCGCCATGACGCACGCAAAAATTTTAGCGAATTTACCAAAAGAGGACGAATTTAGACTGCTTGGTAAAATTTATCGCATTAAAATAGACGCAAATTTAAAGGAAGTAAATTTGACCAAATTTGACGGCGAGATCCACGCGCCAAATTTCAAAGCGCTTGAAATTTACAAAAAAGCCGTAGCAAAGCAAATTTTTACCGAATTTATCGATAAATTCACACCTGTCATCAACCGTAAGATAAATCGCCTAACGATCCGCAAAATGCAGACTCGCTGGGGCAGCTGCAATCACAAAAAAGGCTATATAAACCTCAGCCTAAACCTCATCGAAAAAGCTCCCGAACTAGTCGAATACGTCGTGCTGCACGAGATGACGCATCTCATTTTCCCACATCATCAAAAGAGCTTTTATGAATTTATAGCGGACATCATGCCAGATCACAAGGTAAGAGAGCTCGCACTAAACGGCAAATAG
- a CDS encoding tetratricopeptide repeat protein produces MKKMLLLFVVALCAFGGDFEDGLEAYTKADFKTAFDKFSAACEANNGDACTKLGSMYYFSRGVKTDKQKAFELFTKACDANSKDGCSSLGGMYKKGESVSADAQKAQELFEKACELKEGYSCSVAGSYYLEKQTPEGFKKAKEFFDKSCSLGDKMGCQFAGDLRRSKRL; encoded by the coding sequence ATGAAAAAAATGTTGTTACTATTTGTTGTCGCGCTATGCGCTTTTGGCGGCGATTTTGAGGACGGACTCGAGGCTTATACCAAGGCTGACTTCAAAACGGCATTTGATAAATTCAGCGCCGCTTGCGAAGCCAATAATGGCGACGCATGCACCAAGCTTGGCTCGATGTATTATTTTTCAAGAGGTGTCAAAACCGATAAGCAAAAGGCTTTCGAGCTATTTACCAAAGCGTGCGACGCAAATTCCAAAGATGGGTGCTCAAGTCTGGGTGGAATGTATAAAAAAGGTGAGAGCGTAAGCGCCGACGCACAAAAAGCGCAAGAGCTTTTCGAGAAGGCTTGCGAGCTGAAAGAAGGATATTCTTGTTCGGTAGCGGGGTCTTATTATCTTGAAAAGCAAACTCCGGAAGGCTTTAAAAAAGCAAAAGAATTTTTTGATAAATCTTGCAGCCTAGGCGACAAGATGGGTTGCCAGTTCGCAGGCGATCTAAGACGCTCAAAAAGACTGTGA
- a CDS encoding cation diffusion facilitator family transporter codes for MQKFDYETNVNLSRQKADNSANKAVMAAGATAFLLAVIKFITGIASGSVAVMSSAIDSMLDFIVSLLNFFALKKSRAAANENFNFGYTKLEAMAALFEGVFIIGIAAFIFYESILKFKQDDAAIDVGASLWVMCFSLVVTGALIAFLSSVAKRTDNLILRADALHYKSDFYTNLAVIAALIVIKFTGLMIVDAVLGLIISGYIAHSAVNLMKESFTVLLDRALEPAMIEAIKNMIKSKKEILSFHYLATRRSGETCFLGVHLVFERDISLFDAHAVSDELEREIRAKFSRFSWEITAHLDPCDDRFGACEI; via the coding sequence TTGCAAAAATTTGACTACGAGACGAACGTAAATTTAAGCCGTCAAAAGGCGGATAATAGCGCAAATAAAGCGGTCATGGCAGCTGGCGCGACCGCGTTTTTGCTTGCTGTCATCAAATTTATCACAGGCATCGCGAGCGGCTCGGTGGCCGTGATGAGCTCGGCTATCGATTCGATGCTTGATTTTATCGTGTCGCTTTTAAATTTTTTCGCGCTCAAAAAGTCGCGCGCCGCGGCAAATGAAAATTTCAACTTCGGCTACACCAAGCTAGAAGCGATGGCTGCGCTGTTTGAGGGCGTTTTTATCATCGGTATCGCAGCGTTTATATTTTACGAGAGCATTTTAAAATTTAAGCAAGATGACGCCGCTATCGATGTGGGCGCTAGTCTTTGGGTGATGTGCTTTTCGCTCGTCGTCACGGGTGCGCTCATAGCGTTTCTAAGCTCGGTCGCAAAGCGCACGGACAATCTCATCCTGCGAGCCGACGCGCTGCATTACAAGAGCGATTTTTACACGAATTTAGCCGTCATCGCCGCGCTCATCGTTATCAAATTTACTGGGCTAATGATAGTCGATGCGGTGCTGGGGCTGATTATCAGCGGCTATATCGCGCACTCGGCGGTAAATTTGATGAAAGAGAGCTTTACCGTGCTACTTGACCGCGCGCTTGAACCCGCGATGATAGAAGCGATCAAAAATATGATAAAATCCAAAAAGGAGATTTTAAGCTTTCACTATCTCGCGACCAGGCGTAGCGGTGAGACTTGCTTTTTGGGCGTGCATTTGGTGTTTGAGCGAGATATTTCGCTCTTTGACGCGCACGCGGTCTCAGACGAGCTAGAGCGCGAGATAAGGGCTAAATTTAGCCGGTTTAGCTGGGAGATCACGGCGCATCTTGACCCGTGCGATGATAGGTTTGGGGCGTGTGAGATATGA
- a CDS encoding NAD(P)H-dependent oxidoreductase gives MKTLIIAAHPDIAHSRVNKSWLNAAKKDGDFVIHEIYKEYPNWQIDVKKEQELLEKFECVVFEFPLYWYSYPPLLKKYFDDVFAYGWAYGSKGKALNGKKFALAVSVGDDEHEYSKDGHIGFSIEEVVTPFKSAVNFVGAKLLPSFFAFGFSIDPSDELVENSTKEYMKFLHQL, from the coding sequence ATGAAAACACTTATCATCGCAGCGCACCCCGACATCGCGCATTCAAGGGTCAATAAAAGCTGGTTAAACGCCGCTAAAAAGGACGGGGATTTCGTCATTCATGAAATTTACAAAGAGTATCCAAACTGGCAGATCGACGTGAAAAAGGAGCAAGAGCTGCTCGAAAAATTCGAGTGCGTCGTGTTTGAGTTCCCGCTTTACTGGTATAGCTACCCGCCGCTTTTGAAAAAATATTTCGACGACGTGTTCGCCTACGGCTGGGCCTATGGCAGCAAAGGCAAGGCGCTAAACGGCAAGAAATTCGCCCTCGCCGTCTCGGTAGGCGACGATGAGCATGAGTATTCCAAAGATGGTCACATCGGATTTAGCATTGAGGAGGTCGTCACGCCGTTTAAATCAGCAGTAAATTTCGTCGGTGCGAAGCTGCTTCCTAGCTTTTTCGCGTTTGGCTTTTCGATAGATCCAAGCGACGAGCTCGTGGAAAACAGCACGAAAGAGTATATGAAATTCCTACATCAGCTTTGA
- a CDS encoding tetratricopeptide repeat protein — protein MRGILIFLFCAFVLNASDHNETQKFMQAVEAFNKGECESAERIYKELADAGYPDALFNYGWMKEKGQCARQDVKGALELYERAVKSQKPKVRGLASYRLGLLYMTGRGTAQDVGRAKQLWQLSDSLEYPQAALSLGLYYLQGINEPKNEKEARRYFTRACDAGLQPACELIKNLTTP, from the coding sequence ATGAGGGGAATTTTGATATTTTTGTTTTGTGCGTTCGTCTTAAACGCGAGCGATCACAATGAGACGCAAAAATTTATGCAGGCAGTCGAGGCTTTCAACAAAGGCGAGTGCGAGAGCGCCGAGCGGATATATAAGGAGCTAGCGGACGCAGGCTATCCTGATGCGCTTTTTAACTACGGCTGGATGAAAGAAAAGGGGCAGTGCGCTAGACAGGATGTCAAAGGCGCACTCGAGCTTTATGAGCGTGCAGTCAAATCGCAAAAGCCAAAGGTAAGAGGGCTTGCTAGCTACCGCTTGGGGCTGCTTTATATGACCGGGCGCGGCACGGCGCAGGATGTGGGTAGAGCAAAGCAGCTTTGGCAGCTCTCTGATAGCCTCGAATACCCGCAGGCGGCGCTTTCGCTGGGACTTTATTATCTGCAGGGCATAAACGAGCCAAAGAACGAGAAAGAGGCGCGCAGGTATTTTACTAGGGCATGTGATGCTGGGTTGCAGCCTGCCTGCGAGCTGATAAAAAATTTGACCACTCCTTGA